A window of Lysobacter terrestris contains these coding sequences:
- a CDS encoding LTA synthase family protein translates to MPRFLSLAPALLAGVLVLRLCALWGAWPVQPLPAALLTAAAAVAEDLLVFVRSLPLLCLLSLPVLWLRSARARGIGLAVLWSAWLAVQIALEQYFATTRVPLGADLFGYSWQEIATTVAGGARLGAGAVAGWLLPIATLCLVLYLCARRAPRWRHGPATAVLLIGVALWWCPLPSATAVAASEDARNLVRNKLAFFAGDSLRYWRDDAELPLPASDAVAATPGTAGDPEFPFLHREQTPDSLGPHFTSTATPPHLVFIIVEGLGRSFSGPDTLRGSFTPFLDELGGRSLYWSNFLANQGRTFGVLPSVFGSLPFADKGFAALGERMPAHAGLFNVLARQGYATRFYAGTDLAFDNERAFLHRQGVQKVVDLTSFGAGYRRNPYSSWGYDDSELVARVLADGAVGGPQPTVTVIQTVSMHTSYRFAGQDAWKRRFEQRLDELGVSAQDKAGYREFADIYSTILFTDDALRRYFDAAQRDPGYANTVFVVTGDHRLPELPMDSKIERYHVPLIVFSPRLKRPQRIRAVSSHLDITPSLLAFLAHQHGLQRPAQVAWTGRGLDTAAAFDSRGEIPLKHEKTTLSDFVAGPWFISHDQLYRLEDNLRLVATDDAAVQAQVAERFARYRRANALFAHTLQLSPEGAAPRLAAYAEPAAPMPVEAAPQRRSLYAHDVVAPAGVDAASVEVAVSFTNATDRIAGPFVPLLVLGDEAGNEVRESYAAAVQLAPRASARARFQVPLAGIAPGRYVIAVMPSHPDTGRRVGEGVYRVPIKIRCCAPGGGTLARP, encoded by the coding sequence GTGCCGCGGTTCCTCTCACTCGCGCCCGCGCTGCTCGCGGGCGTGCTGGTGCTGCGCCTGTGCGCGCTGTGGGGCGCGTGGCCAGTGCAACCGCTCCCGGCCGCGCTCCTCACCGCCGCCGCGGCGGTGGCCGAAGACCTGCTGGTGTTCGTGCGCAGCCTGCCGCTGCTGTGCCTGCTCTCGCTGCCGGTGCTGTGGCTGCGCTCGGCGCGCGCGCGCGGCATCGGCCTGGCCGTGCTGTGGTCGGCGTGGCTGGCGGTGCAGATCGCGCTCGAGCAGTACTTCGCCACCACGCGCGTGCCGCTGGGCGCCGACCTGTTCGGCTACTCGTGGCAGGAGATCGCCACCACCGTCGCCGGCGGTGCGCGCCTCGGTGCGGGCGCCGTCGCCGGCTGGCTGTTGCCGATCGCGACGCTGTGCCTGGTCCTCTACCTCTGCGCGCGCCGTGCGCCGCGCTGGCGCCATGGCCCGGCCACGGCCGTCCTGCTGATCGGCGTGGCGTTGTGGTGGTGCCCGCTGCCCTCGGCGACCGCCGTGGCCGCCAGCGAGGATGCACGCAACCTGGTGCGCAACAAGCTGGCGTTCTTCGCCGGCGACAGCCTGCGCTACTGGCGCGACGACGCCGAACTGCCGCTGCCGGCGAGTGATGCGGTGGCGGCGACGCCCGGCACGGCGGGCGATCCCGAATTCCCCTTCCTGCACCGCGAGCAGACGCCCGACAGCCTCGGTCCGCACTTCACGAGCACCGCGACGCCGCCGCACCTGGTCTTCATCATCGTCGAGGGCCTGGGACGTTCATTCTCCGGGCCGGACACACTGCGCGGCAGCTTCACCCCGTTCCTCGACGAACTCGGCGGCCGCAGCCTGTACTGGAGCAACTTCCTCGCCAACCAGGGGCGCACGTTCGGCGTGCTGCCGTCGGTGTTCGGGTCGCTGCCCTTCGCCGACAAGGGCTTCGCCGCGCTGGGCGAGCGCATGCCCGCGCACGCGGGCCTGTTCAACGTGCTGGCGCGGCAGGGCTATGCGACGCGCTTCTACGCCGGCACCGACCTCGCCTTCGACAACGAGCGCGCGTTCCTGCACAGGCAGGGCGTGCAGAAGGTCGTCGACCTCACCAGCTTCGGTGCCGGCTACCGCCGCAACCCGTACAGCAGCTGGGGTTACGACGACAGCGAACTGGTCGCGCGCGTGCTCGCCGACGGCGCCGTGGGCGGGCCGCAGCCGACCGTGACCGTGATCCAGACGGTCTCGATGCACACCTCCTACCGCTTCGCCGGGCAGGACGCGTGGAAGCGCCGTTTCGAGCAACGCCTGGACGAACTCGGCGTGTCCGCGCAGGACAAGGCCGGCTATCGCGAATTCGCCGACATCTATTCGACCATCCTGTTCACCGACGACGCGTTGCGCCGCTATTTCGACGCCGCGCAGCGCGATCCGGGCTACGCCAACACCGTGTTCGTGGTCACCGGCGACCATCGCCTGCCGGAACTGCCGATGGACAGCAAGATCGAGCGCTACCACGTGCCGCTGATCGTGTTCTCGCCGCGGCTGAAGCGGCCGCAGCGCATCCGCGCGGTGTCCTCGCACCTGGACATCACCCCGTCGCTGCTGGCCTTCCTCGCCCACCAGCACGGCCTGCAGCGGCCGGCGCAGGTGGCGTGGACCGGGCGCGGACTCGATACCGCGGCCGCGTTCGACAGCCGCGGCGAGATCCCGCTCAAGCACGAGAAGACCACGCTGAGCGACTTCGTCGCCGGGCCGTGGTTCATCAGCCACGACCAGCTGTACCGGCTGGAGGACAACCTGCGCCTGGTCGCGACCGACGATGCGGCCGTGCAGGCGCAGGTGGCCGAACGCTTCGCGCGCTACCGCCGCGCCAATGCGTTGTTCGCGCACACCCTGCAGCTGTCGCCCGAAGGCGCCGCGCCGCGACTGGCGGCCTATGCCGAGCCCGCGGCGCCGATGCCGGTTGAAGCGGCGCCGCAGCGCCGCAGCCTGTACGCGCACGACGTCGTTGCGCCCGCGGGTGTCGACGCCGCCAGCGTGGAGGTCGCCGTCAGTTTCACCAACGCCACCGACCGCATCGCCGGGCCGTTCGTGCCGCTGCTGGTGCTCGGCGACGAGGCGGGCAACGAAGTGCGCGAAAGCTACGCCGCCGCCGTGCAGCTGGCACCGCGTGCGTCGGCGCGCGCGCGCTTCCAGGTGCCGCTCGCCGGCATCGCGCCGGGCCGCTATGTCATCGCGGTGATGCCCTCGCATCCGGACACCGGGCGCCGCGTGGGCGAGGGCGTCTATCGGGTGCCGATCAAGATCCGCTGCTGCGCGCCGGGCGGCGGTACGCTGGCGCGACCGTAA
- a CDS encoding YaiO family outer membrane beta-barrel protein: MDSNTHTMESSMRRGFAPLTAQTLALACALALAPQVRAQEATAAESYEQQFARAHELATGGRRQEAVTLYTAMLQASPDNSDVRLARGRTQAWMERWPEAEADLVAVTAAKPDYADAWSALGDMYLWSDRPQQAAGAYARWSELRPDDPAAAIALGRAHRAAGDRDAARIDFEAARARGADAAQVDDYLASLQPRIVEPDAVLPAGYLWALRVGGTHTSFDPSSRDDWNEYEVALRRKFTRGSLALEMLQARRFDQHDTAWALDGYASLWERAYANVRYQRGPSGDLYPGNAWRVELFQGVGSGWELSGSYDHLEFDGSDTDMYGVGVGRYFGDFYARYRVLHVPGVGSGSLSHRGQLRWYYAGNADDYFEASVSHGRSHERDTGGFDRVVGDSHSSYGVTYVKFFAPQLGFKLGADFANDVDGFDERSVSASLYARW, from the coding sequence ATGGATTCCAACACGCACACCATGGAGAGCAGCATGCGCCGCGGCTTCGCCCCCCTCACCGCCCAGACCCTCGCACTCGCTTGCGCCCTTGCCCTGGCGCCGCAGGTGCGCGCGCAGGAGGCGACCGCGGCGGAGAGCTACGAGCAGCAGTTCGCGCGCGCGCATGAACTCGCCACCGGCGGCCGTCGCCAGGAAGCCGTCACCCTGTACACGGCGATGCTGCAGGCCTCGCCGGACAACAGCGACGTGCGCCTCGCGCGCGGCCGCACGCAGGCGTGGATGGAGCGCTGGCCGGAGGCCGAAGCCGACCTCGTCGCGGTGACCGCGGCCAAGCCCGATTACGCCGACGCGTGGTCGGCACTCGGCGACATGTACCTGTGGAGCGACCGTCCGCAGCAGGCGGCCGGCGCCTACGCGCGCTGGAGCGAGCTGCGCCCGGACGATCCGGCCGCCGCGATCGCGCTCGGCCGCGCCCACCGCGCCGCCGGCGATCGCGATGCGGCGCGCATCGATTTCGAAGCGGCGCGTGCACGCGGCGCCGATGCCGCACAGGTCGACGATTACCTCGCCTCGCTGCAGCCGCGCATCGTCGAACCCGACGCCGTGCTGCCGGCCGGTTACCTGTGGGCGCTGCGCGTGGGCGGCACCCACACCAGCTTCGATCCGTCCTCGCGCGACGACTGGAACGAGTACGAAGTCGCGCTGCGGCGCAAGTTCACCCGTGGCTCGCTCGCACTGGAGATGCTGCAGGCGCGCCGCTTCGACCAGCACGACACGGCGTGGGCGCTGGACGGCTACGCGTCGCTGTGGGAGCGCGCGTACGCCAACGTGCGCTACCAGCGCGGCCCCAGCGGCGACCTGTACCCGGGCAACGCCTGGCGCGTGGAGCTGTTCCAGGGCGTGGGCAGCGGCTGGGAGCTGTCGGGCAGTTACGACCACCTCGAATTCGACGGTTCCGACACCGACATGTACGGCGTCGGCGTCGGCCGCTACTTCGGCGATTTCTACGCGCGCTACCGCGTGCTGCACGTGCCGGGCGTGGGGTCGGGCAGCCTCAGCCACCGCGGCCAGCTGCGCTGGTACTACGCGGGCAATGCCGACGACTACTTCGAAGCCAGCGTCAGCCACGGCCGCAGCCACGAACGCGACACCGGTGGCTTCGATCGCGTGGTCGGCGACAGCCATTCCTCCTACGGCGTGACCTACGTGAAGTTCTTCGCGCCGCAGTTGGGCTTCAAGCTCGGCGCCGACTTCGCCAACGACGTGGACGGCTTCGATGAGCGCAGTGTCTCCGCCTCGCTCTACGCGCGCTGGTGA
- a CDS encoding glycosyltransferase family 2 protein, with protein sequence MSTPLMTLSPGMVDALEWLQWVFFAYFIVINLTYLALNYISMFGIVRHMHEHGTKFMWNNFRAYQPPVSIIVPAYNEERTIVSSVRSLLRLGYPNFEIVVVNDGSTDGTLAEVIKAFALVEFPEAYRKRIRTQDVHRVYASPTYPNVRLVDKVNGGKADALNAGINCARYPLFCVVDADCILQQDSLARVVQPFLEDSTTVAAGGVIRVVNGCQVKDGFLTNVDLPKKILPLVQTVEYLRAFLFGRLGWSPMNALLIISGAFGVFYKERVIAAGGYHGDTVGEDMELVVRLHNQLRKEKRDYRITFVPDPICWTEAPEDLGSLRRQRMRWQQGLAESLLPNWRLMFRRNAGAVGWIAYPFMLFFECVGPVIEVVGYVSMILLGLAGVLSPEAFFVFLFASVGLGVLLSTNALVLEELSFHMYPRPGQQFKLFLVAIFENFGYRQLTSVWRLMGLARWLLQLRGRSKWGRVHRNATWQQEGSPDDAVPAPQVAGISGGQWPPRQH encoded by the coding sequence ATGAGTACTCCGCTCATGACGTTGTCGCCCGGCATGGTCGACGCGCTGGAATGGCTGCAGTGGGTGTTCTTCGCCTACTTCATCGTCATCAACCTGACATACCTGGCGCTGAACTACATCTCGATGTTCGGCATCGTGCGGCACATGCACGAGCACGGCACGAAGTTCATGTGGAACAACTTCCGCGCCTACCAGCCGCCGGTGAGCATCATCGTGCCGGCGTACAACGAGGAGCGCACGATCGTGTCCTCGGTGCGTTCGCTGCTGCGCCTGGGCTATCCGAACTTCGAGATCGTCGTGGTCAACGACGGTTCCACCGACGGCACCCTGGCCGAGGTGATCAAGGCGTTCGCCCTGGTCGAATTCCCCGAGGCCTACCGCAAGCGCATCAGGACCCAGGACGTGCACAGGGTCTACGCCTCGCCGACGTACCCGAACGTGCGCCTGGTGGACAAGGTCAACGGCGGCAAGGCCGATGCGCTCAACGCCGGCATCAACTGCGCGCGTTACCCGCTGTTCTGCGTGGTCGATGCCGACTGCATCCTGCAGCAGGACAGCCTGGCGCGCGTGGTGCAGCCGTTCCTCGAGGACTCCACCACTGTCGCCGCGGGCGGCGTGATCCGCGTGGTCAACGGTTGTCAGGTCAAGGACGGCTTCCTCACCAACGTCGACCTGCCGAAGAAGATCCTGCCGCTGGTGCAGACGGTGGAATACCTGCGCGCGTTCCTGTTCGGGCGCCTGGGCTGGTCGCCGATGAACGCGCTGCTGATCATCTCCGGTGCGTTCGGCGTGTTCTACAAGGAGCGGGTCATCGCCGCCGGCGGCTACCACGGCGACACGGTGGGCGAGGACATGGAGCTGGTCGTGCGCCTGCACAACCAGCTGCGCAAGGAGAAGCGCGACTACCGCATCACCTTCGTGCCCGACCCGATCTGCTGGACCGAGGCGCCGGAGGACCTGGGTTCGCTGCGCCGCCAGCGCATGCGCTGGCAACAGGGCCTGGCCGAGAGCCTGCTGCCCAACTGGCGCCTGATGTTCCGCCGCAACGCCGGCGCGGTGGGCTGGATCGCCTATCCGTTCATGCTGTTCTTCGAATGCGTCGGCCCGGTCATCGAAGTGGTGGGTTACGTTTCGATGATCCTGCTCGGCCTCGCCGGCGTGCTGTCGCCCGAGGCGTTCTTCGTGTTCCTGTTCGCCTCGGTGGGCCTGGGCGTGCTGCTCTCGACCAACGCGCTGGTGCTGGAGGAACTGTCGTTCCACATGTACCCGCGCCCGGGCCAGCAGTTCAAGCTGTTCCTGGTCGCGATCTTCGAGAATTTCGGCTACCGCCAGCTGACCTCGGTGTGGCGCCTGATGGGCCTCGCGCGCTGGCTGCTGCAACTGCGTGGCCGCTCGAAGTGGGGCCGCGTTCACCGCAACGCGACATGGCAGCAGGAAGGCTCTCCCGACGACGCCGTGCCGGCACCGCAGGTCGCCGGCATCTCCGGCGGCCAGTGGCCGCCCCGCCAGCACTGA
- a CDS encoding HEAT repeat domain-containing protein: protein MDFLISANPRVVFAFWLGVVVIAMALLMLLVILVMRQVVTRRERNRIRAATQWHQILLDSAQGMATSPPSLPRSDLPGFVDAWNHVHQSLGSHDDAGLQRVAQEIGLEQHLSVAIDHGNFHNRVMSIVALGYLRSRNQFDKLARYLDDRSTIISLSAARALMHIDPARAVTMLVPHIVERNDWPQGGVAQILHDASPSLVSKELGEVALRANADVAPRLVRFLADVSPAAAAPVIRNVLASHPDDHLISTCLQVMGDETDLDLIRSLLGHERWHVRMHAASALGRLGVREDEQRLLPLLADTQWWVRYRAAQALSRLPGIEAEDMQRVRAAQTDRFACDVLDQVIAERHMGVDQ from the coding sequence GTGGACTTCCTGATTTCCGCCAACCCGCGCGTCGTCTTCGCCTTCTGGCTGGGCGTCGTCGTGATCGCGATGGCGTTGCTGATGCTGCTGGTGATCCTGGTGATGCGCCAGGTGGTGACGCGCCGCGAGCGCAACCGCATCCGCGCGGCGACGCAGTGGCACCAGATCCTGCTGGATTCCGCGCAGGGCATGGCGACCTCGCCGCCGTCGCTGCCGCGCAGCGACCTGCCGGGCTTCGTCGACGCCTGGAACCACGTGCACCAATCGCTCGGCAGCCACGACGACGCCGGCCTGCAGCGCGTCGCCCAGGAAATCGGCCTCGAGCAGCACCTGAGCGTGGCCATCGACCACGGCAACTTCCACAACCGGGTGATGTCGATCGTCGCCCTGGGCTACCTGCGCAGCCGCAACCAGTTCGACAAGCTTGCCCGCTACCTCGACGACCGCAGCACCATCATCTCGCTGAGCGCGGCGCGCGCGCTGATGCACATCGATCCGGCGCGCGCGGTGACCATGCTGGTGCCGCACATCGTCGAGCGCAACGACTGGCCGCAGGGTGGCGTCGCGCAGATCCTGCACGACGCCAGCCCGTCGCTGGTGTCGAAGGAGCTCGGCGAGGTCGCGTTGCGCGCCAATGCCGACGTGGCGCCGCGCCTGGTCCGCTTCCTGGCCGACGTCAGCCCCGCCGCCGCCGCGCCGGTGATCCGCAACGTGCTCGCCTCGCACCCGGACGACCACCTGATCTCGACCTGCCTGCAGGTGATGGGTGACGAGACCGACCTCGACCTGATCCGTTCGCTGCTCGGCCACGAACGCTGGCACGTGCGCATGCACGCGGCCTCGGCGCTGGGCCGGCTGGGCGTGCGCGAAGACGAACAGCGGCTGCTGCCGCTGCTGGCCGATACCCAGTGGTGGGTGCGCTACCGCGCCGCGCAGGCGCTCAGCCGCCTGCCCGGCATCGAGGCCGAAGACATGCAGCGCGTGCGCGCTGCGCAGACCGACCGCTTCGCCTGCGACGTGCTCGACCAGGTGATCGCGGAACGCCACATGGGAGTGGACCAATGA
- a CDS encoding tetratricopeptide repeat protein — MYRPSRRVLAIGIVLCALLGALGVWVLLHPASIFVQPWRAERTASPVQDVLLGPYPVEADFVALKQRGVTTIISLLEPNVPYEKVLLEQERERAARHGMTVQNFPMGSILGQKFGDNYARNSKAAADAALNADGIAYIHCYLGLHRARNVQGYLAQHVRTGNYAGSNAVASAADLDNEHVAQSAFDAQDYQRSLAALAKIEDKGLRAARLEAWNYYRLRRIPEARARFRQVLDRYPADLDSLSGLAYSSLAENRLDEAELAFTQLLSAKADDVSALEGMGHVRYRQDRRDEARVLFERAAALNPGNAETQAMLERLRPAPAVNAATAPAST; from the coding sequence ATGTACAGGCCCAGCCGGCGAGTGCTCGCCATCGGGATCGTTTTGTGCGCGCTGCTGGGTGCGCTCGGCGTGTGGGTGCTGCTGCACCCGGCCAGCATCTTCGTGCAGCCGTGGCGCGCGGAGCGCACCGCCAGCCCGGTGCAGGACGTGCTGCTGGGGCCGTATCCGGTCGAAGCCGACTTCGTCGCACTCAAGCAGCGCGGCGTCACCACCATCATCAGCCTGCTCGAACCCAACGTGCCCTACGAGAAGGTGCTGCTGGAGCAGGAGCGCGAGCGCGCCGCGCGCCACGGCATGACGGTGCAGAACTTCCCGATGGGCAGCATCCTCGGGCAGAAGTTCGGCGACAACTACGCCAGGAACTCCAAGGCCGCCGCCGACGCGGCGCTCAACGCCGACGGCATCGCCTACATCCACTGCTACCTGGGCCTGCACCGCGCCCGCAACGTGCAGGGCTACCTCGCCCAGCACGTGCGCACCGGCAACTACGCCGGCAGCAATGCCGTCGCGAGCGCGGCCGACCTCGACAACGAGCACGTCGCGCAGAGCGCGTTCGACGCGCAGGACTACCAGCGCAGCCTGGCGGCGCTGGCGAAGATCGAGGACAAGGGCCTGCGCGCGGCGCGCCTGGAAGCGTGGAACTACTACCGCCTGCGCCGCATCCCCGAAGCGCGCGCGCGTTTCCGCCAGGTGTTGGACCGCTATCCGGCCGACCTCGATTCGCTGAGCGGACTGGCCTACAGCAGCCTGGCCGAAAACCGCCTCGACGAAGCCGAGCTCGCGTTCACCCAGCTGCTCAGCGCCAAGGCCGACGACGTCTCCGCGCTCGAGGGCATGGGCCACGTGCGTTACCGCCAGGACCGCCGCGACGAGGCGCGCGTGCTGTTCGAGCGCGCCGCCGCGTTGAACCCGGGCAACGCGGAAACACAGGCGATGCTCGAACGCCTGCGCCCCGCGCCCGCCGTGAACGCCGCCACCGCGCCGGCGTCGACCTGA
- a CDS encoding lysophospholipid acyltransferase family protein, with protein sequence MSDDRPTVLPLPPNAPRVKPNAVTRWIGRTVLRLGGWRMVGEFPDIPKLVLIGAPHSSNWDGIWGLAAKLALGLDIKILGKDSLFKVPLMGLVLRRLGVIPVDRSAAHGVVEQSAAMIKRADRFWYGLAPEGTRKPVERWKTGFWKIAKAAQVPVLPAYFHYGQKVIGIGTPFDLGEDMAADLVRIREWYRGVSKGKLHDV encoded by the coding sequence ATGAGCGACGACAGACCAACCGTATTGCCGTTGCCCCCCAACGCGCCGCGGGTGAAGCCCAACGCCGTGACCCGCTGGATCGGGCGCACGGTGCTGCGCCTGGGCGGCTGGCGCATGGTCGGCGAGTTTCCCGACATCCCCAAGCTGGTGCTGATCGGTGCCCCGCATTCGTCCAACTGGGACGGCATCTGGGGCCTGGCCGCCAAGCTCGCGCTGGGCCTGGACATCAAGATCCTGGGCAAGGATTCGCTGTTCAAGGTGCCGCTGATGGGCCTGGTGCTGCGCCGGCTCGGGGTGATCCCGGTCGACCGCAGCGCCGCGCACGGCGTGGTCGAGCAGTCGGCGGCGATGATCAAGCGCGCCGACCGGTTCTGGTACGGCCTCGCCCCGGAAGGCACGCGCAAGCCGGTCGAACGCTGGAAGACCGGCTTCTGGAAGATCGCCAAGGCCGCGCAGGTGCCGGTGCTGCCGGCCTATTTCCACTACGGCCAGAAGGTGATCGGCATCGGCACGCCGTTCGACCTGGGCGAGGACATGGCCGCCGACCTGGTCCGCATCCGCGAGTGGTACCGCGGGGTCTCCAAGGGCAAGTTGCACGACGTCTGA
- the arfB gene encoding alternative ribosome rescue aminoacyl-tRNA hydrolase ArfB, which yields MRAMLQVSATLEIPDDELVERFVRSSGPGGQNVNKVATAVELRFDIAASPSLPEPVRERLLGKRDRRVTDAGVLVLNAQRFRTQERNREDARERLAAFIASGLHAPAPRIATRPSRAAKQRRLNDKRERSTIKQARGRRTWD from the coding sequence ATGCGCGCCATGCTGCAGGTGTCCGCCACGCTGGAGATCCCCGACGACGAGCTGGTCGAGCGTTTCGTGCGTTCGTCCGGGCCCGGCGGGCAGAACGTCAACAAGGTCGCCACCGCGGTCGAGTTGCGTTTCGACATCGCCGCGTCGCCGTCGCTGCCCGAACCGGTGCGCGAACGCCTGCTGGGCAAGCGCGACCGCCGCGTCACCGACGCCGGGGTGCTGGTGCTCAATGCGCAGCGCTTCCGCACCCAGGAGCGCAACCGCGAGGACGCGCGCGAGCGGCTGGCGGCCTTCATCGCTTCCGGACTGCACGCGCCGGCCCCTAGAATCGCCACCAGGCCGAGCCGCGCCGCCAAGCAGCGCCGGCTCAACGACAAGCGCGAACGCAGTACGATCAAGCAAGCGCGTGGACGCCGCACCTGGGATTGA